In Pongo pygmaeus isolate AG05252 chromosome 13, NHGRI_mPonPyg2-v2.0_pri, whole genome shotgun sequence, one genomic interval encodes:
- the C8G gene encoding complement component C8 gamma chain isoform X1 gives MDKQPEVNSDFVRRTCCQGPAGKCRSKLGSRGGWRWGMGLAQGWGWGGKGWTQTSWAGLCDCRVDSVLGLGGATLGLPQSCHPAAATMLPPGTAILLTLLLAAGSLGQRPQRPPRPPSPISTIQPKANFDAQQFAGTWLLVAVGSACRFLQEQGHRAEATTLHVAPQGKAMAVSTFRKLDGICWQVRQLYGDTGVLGRFLLQARGARGAVHVVVAETDYQSFAVLYLEQAGQLSVKLYARSLPVSDSVLNGFEQRVREAHLTEDQIFYFPKYGFCESADQFHVLDEVRR, from the exons ATGGATAAACAGCCAGAGGTCAACTCGGACTTTGTACGTAGGACATGTTGCCAGGGCCCTGCCGGGAAGTGCAGATCGAAGCTAGGCTCACGaggaggctggaggtgggggatggggctggcccagggctggggttggggaggcaAGGGATGGACACAGACTTCCTGGGCTGGGCTCTGTGACTGCAGAGTAGACTCTGTCCTGGGACTTGGTGGTGCtacccttggcctcccacagtcctGCCACCCTGCCGCTGCCACCATGCTGCCCCCTGGGACTGCAATCCTCTTGACTCTGCTCCTGGCAGCTGGCTCGCTGGGCCAGAGGCCTCAGAGGCCACCCCGGCCCCCATCCCCCATCAGCACCATCCAGCCCAAGGCCAATTTTGATGCTCAGCAG TTTGCAGGGACTTGGCTCCTTGTGGCTGTGGGCTCCGCCTGCCGTTTCCTGCAGGAGCAGGGCCACCGGGCCGAGGCCACCACACTGCATGTGGCTCCCCAGGGCAAAGCCATGGCTGTCAGTACCTTCCGAAAGCT GGATGGGATCTGCTGGCAGGTGCGCCAGCTCTATGGAGACACAGGGGTTCTCGGCCGCTTCCTGCTTCAAG CCCGAGGCGCCCGAGGGGCTGTGCACGTGGTTGTCGCTGAGACCGACTACCAGAGTTTCGCTGTCCTATACCTGGAGCAGGCGGGGCAGCTGTCAGTGAAGCTCTACG CCCGCTCGCTCCCTGTGAGCGACTCGGTCCTGAATGGGTTTGAGCAGCGGGTCCGGGAGGCCCACCTGACTGAGGACCAGATCTTCTACTTTCCCAAGTATG GCTTCTGCGAGTCTGCAGACCAGTTCCACGTCCTGGATG AAGTGAGGAGGTGA
- the LCN12 gene encoding epididymal-specific lipocalin-12 isoform X3 — MSPSPLSRSLPGMQHSVTGRKAEAGCVGPLNPQHGAFGRGLKGGRASEMRRRGGRWTWGPLLPHLSGTQETEAARMRLLCGLWLWLSLLTVLQGQTSTPPPLPPPMQSFQGNQFQGEWFVLGLAGNSFRPEHRALLNPFTATFELSDAGGFEVWNAMTRGQHCDTWSYVLIPAAQPGQFTVDHGVEPGADREETRVVDSDYTQFALMLSRRHTSRLAVLRISLLGRSWLLPPGTLDQFICLGRAQGLSDDNIVFPDVTGWSPQASVC; from the exons ATGAGCCCAAGTCCCTT GTCACGCTCTCTGCCTGGGATGCAACATTCTGTGACAgggaggaaggctgaggcaggctgcgTGGGGCCTCTGAACCCCCAGCATGGAGCATTCGGAAGGGGGCTGAAGGGGGGCAGGGCCTCAGAAATGAGAAGACGAGGTGGAAGGTGGACCTGGGGGCCCCTCCTACCCCACCTGTCTGGAACCCAAGAGACCgaag CTGCCAGGATGAGGCTGCTGTGTGGCCTGTGGCTGTGGCTGTCCTTGCTGACAGTCCTGCAGGGTCAGACCTCAACCCCCCCGCCACTCCCGCCCCCGATGCAGAGCTTCCAAGGAAACCAG TTCCAGGGGGAATGGTTTGTCCTGGGCCTGGCGGGCAACAGCTTCAGGCCGGAGCACAGGGCGCTGCTGAACCCTTTCACCGCAACTTTCGAGCTAAGTGACGCTGGTGGCTTTGAGGTGTGGAATGCCATGACTCG AGGCCAGCACTGTGACACGTGGTCTTATGTGCTGATACCAGCAGCCCAGCCCGGGCAGTTCACTGTGGACCATGGTGTGG AGCCCGGGGCAGACAGAGAGGAGACCCGGGTGGTGGACAGCGACTACACCCAGTTCGCCCTGATGCTGTCCCGCAGACACACGAGCAGGCTGGCCGTCCTCAGGATCAGCCTGCTGG GCAGGAGCTGGTTGCTGCCTCCCGGGACGCTGGACCAGTTCATCTGCCTGGGCAGAGCTCAGGGCCTCTCGGATGACAACATTGTCTTCCCAGATGTGACCG GCTGGTCACCCCAGGCCAGTGTCTGTTGA
- the LCN12 gene encoding epididymal-specific lipocalin-12 isoform X5 yields MQHSVTGRKAEAGCVGPLNPQHGAFGRGLKGGRASEMRRRGGRWTWGPLLPHLSGTQETEAARMRLLCGLWLWLSLLTVLQGQTSTPPPLPPPMQSFQGNQFQGEWFVLGLAGNSFRPEHRALLNPFTATFELSDAGGFEVWNAMTRGQHCDTWSYVLIPAAQPGQFTVDHGVEPGADREETRVVDSDYTQFALMLSRRHTSRLAVLRISLLGRSWLLPPGTLDQFICLGRAQGLSDDNIVFPDVTGWSPQASVC; encoded by the exons ATGCAACATTCTGTGACAgggaggaaggctgaggcaggctgcgTGGGGCCTCTGAACCCCCAGCATGGAGCATTCGGAAGGGGGCTGAAGGGGGGCAGGGCCTCAGAAATGAGAAGACGAGGTGGAAGGTGGACCTGGGGGCCCCTCCTACCCCACCTGTCTGGAACCCAAGAGACCgaag CTGCCAGGATGAGGCTGCTGTGTGGCCTGTGGCTGTGGCTGTCCTTGCTGACAGTCCTGCAGGGTCAGACCTCAACCCCCCCGCCACTCCCGCCCCCGATGCAGAGCTTCCAAGGAAACCAG TTCCAGGGGGAATGGTTTGTCCTGGGCCTGGCGGGCAACAGCTTCAGGCCGGAGCACAGGGCGCTGCTGAACCCTTTCACCGCAACTTTCGAGCTAAGTGACGCTGGTGGCTTTGAGGTGTGGAATGCCATGACTCG AGGCCAGCACTGTGACACGTGGTCTTATGTGCTGATACCAGCAGCCCAGCCCGGGCAGTTCACTGTGGACCATGGTGTGG AGCCCGGGGCAGACAGAGAGGAGACCCGGGTGGTGGACAGCGACTACACCCAGTTCGCCCTGATGCTGTCCCGCAGACACACGAGCAGGCTGGCCGTCCTCAGGATCAGCCTGCTGG GCAGGAGCTGGTTGCTGCCTCCCGGGACGCTGGACCAGTTCATCTGCCTGGGCAGAGCTCAGGGCCTCTCGGATGACAACATTGTCTTCCCAGATGTGACCG GCTGGTCACCCCAGGCCAGTGTCTGTTGA
- the LCN12 gene encoding epididymal-specific lipocalin-12 isoform X2, with product MRLLCGLWLWLSLLTVLQGQTSTPPPLPPPMQSFQGNQFQGEWFVLGLAGNSFRPEHRALLNPFTATFELSDAGGFEVWNAMTRGQHCDTWSYVLIPAAQPGQFTVDHGVEPGADREETRVVDSDYTQFALMLSRRHTSRLAVLRISLLGRSWLLPPGTLDQFICLGRAQGLSDDNIVFPDVTGNIAHLQACWAVGTGPAGMSLVDPRGAGPSVCPGSSAPACTQVSPGSWVPALNPGSEPPPAALGPLSRATSSHPGSPVLGHLLPPLVPCPGPPPPSGSPVPGHLLLPLPHQVPCPGPPPPTQVPCPRPPPPSGSPVPGHLLPPRVSCPGPPPPTPGPLSQATSFHPASPVPGHLLLPLPPQVPCPRPPPPSGSPVLGHLLPSPIPAHKELGLIPGGALDLSSLPWVAAPALLLREPRPPRPDSSCGRARSARAPPLPGGMPTVPL from the exons ATGAGGCTGCTGTGTGGCCTGTGGCTGTGGCTGTCCTTGCTGACAGTCCTGCAGGGTCAGACCTCAACCCCCCCGCCACTCCCGCCCCCGATGCAGAGCTTCCAAGGAAACCAG TTCCAGGGGGAATGGTTTGTCCTGGGCCTGGCGGGCAACAGCTTCAGGCCGGAGCACAGGGCGCTGCTGAACCCTTTCACCGCAACTTTCGAGCTAAGTGACGCTGGTGGCTTTGAGGTGTGGAATGCCATGACTCG AGGCCAGCACTGTGACACGTGGTCTTATGTGCTGATACCAGCAGCCCAGCCCGGGCAGTTCACTGTGGACCATGGTGTGG AGCCCGGGGCAGACAGAGAGGAGACCCGGGTGGTGGACAGCGACTACACCCAGTTCGCCCTGATGCTGTCCCGCAGACACACGAGCAGGCTGGCCGTCCTCAGGATCAGCCTGCTGG GCAGGAGCTGGTTGCTGCCTCCCGGGACGCTGGACCAGTTCATCTGCCTGGGCAGAGCTCAGGGCCTCTCGGATGACAACATTGTCTTCCCAGATGTGACCGGTAACATAGCTCACCTGCAGGCATGCTGGGCAGTAGGCACGGGGCCCGCAGGAATGAGTTTGGTTGACCCTAGAGGAGCTGGACCCAGTGTCTGCCCAGGGAGCTCAGCCCCAGCCTGCACTCAGGTGTCTCCAGGCTCCTGGGTCCCTGCGCTCAACCCAGGCTCTGAGCCACCTCCTGCCGCCCTGGGTCCCCTGTCCCGGGCCACCTCCTCCCACCCCGGGTCTCCTGTCCTGGGCCACCTCCTTCCACCCCTCGTCCCCTGTCCCGGGCCACCTCCTCCCTCTGGGTCCCCTGTCCCAGGccacctcctcctgcccctcccacACCAGGTCCCCTGTCCTGGCCCACCTCCTCCCACCCAGGTCCCCTGTCCCAGGCCACCTCCTCCCTCTGGGTCCCCTGTCCCGGGCCACCTCCTCCCACCCCGGGTCTCCTGTCCTGGgccacctcctcccaccccaggtcCCCTGTCCCAGGCCACCTCCTTCCACCCCGCGTCCCCTGTCCCGGGccacctcctcctgcccctcccgCCCCAGGTCCCCTGTCCCAGGCCACCTCCTCCCTCTGGGTCCCCTGTCCTGGGCCACCTCCTCCCCTCACCCATCCCTGCTCACAAGGAGCTTGGACTCATCCCAGGAGGTGCCCTGGACCTTAGCAGCCTGCCCTGGGTGGCAGCCCCAGCCTTACTACTCAGAGAGCCCCGGCCCCCAAGGCCTGACTCTTCTTGTGGGAGGGCGAGGTCAGCCagagcccctcctcttcctggagGGATGCCCACCGTGCCCCTCTGA
- the C8G gene encoding complement component C8 gamma chain isoform X2, whose product MDKQPEVNSDFVRRTCCQGPAGKCRSKLGSRGGWRWGMGLAQGWGWGGKGWTQTSWAGLCDCRVDSVLGLGGATLGLPQSCHPAAATMLPPGTAILLTLLLAAGSLGQRPQRPPRPPSPISTIQPKANFDAQQFAGTWLLVAVGSACRFLQEQGHRAEATTLHVAPQGKAMAVSTFRKLDGICWQVRQLYGDTGVLGRFLLQARGARGAVHVVVAETDYQSFAVLYLEQAGQLSVKLYARSLPVSDSVLNGFEQRVREAHLTEDQIFYFPKYGFCESADQFHVLDVRR is encoded by the exons ATGGATAAACAGCCAGAGGTCAACTCGGACTTTGTACGTAGGACATGTTGCCAGGGCCCTGCCGGGAAGTGCAGATCGAAGCTAGGCTCACGaggaggctggaggtgggggatggggctggcccagggctggggttggggaggcaAGGGATGGACACAGACTTCCTGGGCTGGGCTCTGTGACTGCAGAGTAGACTCTGTCCTGGGACTTGGTGGTGCtacccttggcctcccacagtcctGCCACCCTGCCGCTGCCACCATGCTGCCCCCTGGGACTGCAATCCTCTTGACTCTGCTCCTGGCAGCTGGCTCGCTGGGCCAGAGGCCTCAGAGGCCACCCCGGCCCCCATCCCCCATCAGCACCATCCAGCCCAAGGCCAATTTTGATGCTCAGCAG TTTGCAGGGACTTGGCTCCTTGTGGCTGTGGGCTCCGCCTGCCGTTTCCTGCAGGAGCAGGGCCACCGGGCCGAGGCCACCACACTGCATGTGGCTCCCCAGGGCAAAGCCATGGCTGTCAGTACCTTCCGAAAGCT GGATGGGATCTGCTGGCAGGTGCGCCAGCTCTATGGAGACACAGGGGTTCTCGGCCGCTTCCTGCTTCAAG CCCGAGGCGCCCGAGGGGCTGTGCACGTGGTTGTCGCTGAGACCGACTACCAGAGTTTCGCTGTCCTATACCTGGAGCAGGCGGGGCAGCTGTCAGTGAAGCTCTACG CCCGCTCGCTCCCTGTGAGCGACTCGGTCCTGAATGGGTTTGAGCAGCGGGTCCGGGAGGCCCACCTGACTGAGGACCAGATCTTCTACTTTCCCAAGTATG GCTTCTGCGAGTCTGCAGACCAGTTCCACGTCCTGGATG TGAGGAGGTGA
- the FBXW5 gene encoding F-box/WD repeat-containing protein 5 isoform X1, producing the protein MDEGGTPLLPDSLVYQIFLSLGPADVLAAGLVCRQWQAVSRDEFLWREQFYRYYQVARDVPRHPAATSWYEEFQRLYDTVPCVEVQTLREHTDQVLHLSFSHSGYQFASCSKDCTVKIWSNDLTISLLHSADMRPYNWSYTQFSQFNKDDSLLLASGVFLGPHNSSSGEIAVISLDSFALLSRVRNKPYDVFGCWLTETSLISGNLHRIGDITSCSVLWLNNAFQDVESENVNVVKRLFKIQNLNASTIRTVMVADCSRFDSPDLLLEAGDPATSPCRIFDLGSDNEEVVAGPAPAPAHAKEGFRHFLDRVLEGRAQPQLSERVLETKVAELLAQGHTKPPERSATGARSKYLIFTTGCLTYSPHQIGIKQILPHQMTTAGPVLGEGRGSDAFFDALDHVIDVHGHIIGMGLSPDNRYLYVNSRAWPSGAVVADPMQPPPIAEEIDLLVFDLKTMREVRRALRAHRAYTPNDECFFIFLDVSRDFVARCRARRGTGRAWAAAGGRPAHPGAVLQRGRGPAWLHLGPPLQHLPGQAAARGRGQLSGLQSPGAGAAAHSQRRRHHQSLALPTHRAHPPGTSPTASRLLLACQPEALRGAGCTGATGTP; encoded by the exons ATGGACGAGGGCGGCACGCCCCTGCTCCCCGACAGCCTGGTCTACCAGATCTTCCTGAGCCTGGGCCCGGCCGACGTGCTGGCCGCCGGGCTGGTGTGCCGCCAATGGCAGGCCGTGTCGCGGGACGAGTTCCTGTGGAGGGAGCAGTTCTACCGCTACTACCAGGTGGCCCGCGACGTGCCCCGACACCCAG CGGCCACGTCCTGGTACGAGGAGTTCCAGCGGCTGTATGACACGGTGCCCTGCGTGGAGGTGCAGACACTGCGGGAACACACAGACCAGGTCCTGCACCTCAGCTTCTCCCATTCCGGGTACCAGTTCGCGTCCTGCTCCAAGGACTGCACTGTGAAG ATCTGGAGCAACGACCTGACCATCTCACTGCTGCACAGCGCAGACATGCGGCCCTACAACTGGAGCTACACCCAGTTCTCCCAGTTCAACAAGGACGACTCGCTGCTGCTGGCCTCGGGGGTGTTCCTGGGGCCGCACAACTCCTCATCCGGCGAGATTGCTGTCATCAGCCTAG ACTCCTTCGCGCTGCTGTCCCGCGTGCGGAACAAGCCCTACGACGTGTTTGGCTGTTGGCTCACTGAGACCAGCCTCATCTCGGGGAACCTGCACCGCATCGGAGATATCACCTCCTGCTCGGTGCTGTGGCTCAACAACGCCTTCCAG GACGTGGAGTCAGAGAACGTCAATGTGGTGAAGCGGCTGTTCAAGATCCAGAACCTCAACGCCAGCACCATCCGCACGGTGATGGTGGCCGACTGCAGCCGTTTTGACAGCCCTGACCTCCTGCTGGAAGCCGGCGACCCGGCCACGTCCCCCTGCCGCATCTTTGACCTGGGCAGCGACAACGAGGAGGTGGTGGCTGGCCCGGCCCCGGCCCCCGCCCATGCCAAGGAGGGCTTCCGGCACTTTCTGGACCGTGTGCTGGAGGGGCGGGCACAGCCACAGCTGTCGGAGCGCGTGCTAGAGACCAAGGTGGCCGAGCTGCTGGCCCAGGGCCACACCAAGCCCCCCGAGCGCAGTGCCACAGGCGCCAGGAGCAAGTACCTCATCTTCACCACTGGCTGCCTCACCTACTCCCCACACCAGATCG GCATCAAGCAGATCCTGCCACACCAGATGACCACGGCGGGGCCCGTGCTGGGTGAGGGCCGGGGCTCCGACGCCTTCTTCGATGCGCTGGACCACGTCATAGACGTGCACGGGCACATCATTGGCATGGGCCTGTCGCCCGACAACAG GTACCTGTACGTGAACAGCCGCGCCTGGCCCAGTGGTGCGGTGGTGGCCGACCCCATGCAGCCGCCACCCATTGCAGAGGAGATTGACCTGCTGGTGTTCGACCTCAAGACCATGCGGGAGGTGAGGCGGGCTCTGCGTGCGCACCGCGCCTACACGCCCAACGACGAGTGCTTCTTCATCTTCCTGGACGTCAGCAGGGACTTCGTGGCCAGGTGCAGGGCGCGGCGTGGTACAGGGCGGGCGTGGGCAGCAGCGGGCGGGCGGCCGGCTCATCCAGGCGCTGTTCTGCAGCGGGGCCGAGGACCGGCATGGCTACATCTGGGACCGCCACTACAACATCTGCCTGGCCAAGCTGCGGCACGAGGACGTGGTCAACTCAGTGGTCTTCAGTCCCCAGGAGCAGGAGCTGCTGCTCACAGCCAGCGACGACGCCACCATCAAAGCCTGGCGCTCCCCACGCACCGTGCGCATCCTCCAGGCACCTCGCCCACGGCCTCGCGCCTTCTTCTGGCTTGCCAGCCAGAGGCGCTGAGGGGTGCTGGGTGCACCGGAGCCACCGGGACCCCTTGA
- the FBXW5 gene encoding F-box/WD repeat-containing protein 5 isoform X2, producing the protein MDEGGTPLLPDSLVYQIFLSLGPADVLAAGLVCRQWQAVSRDEFLWREQFYRYYQVARDVPRHPAATSWYEEFQRLYDTVPCVEVQTLREHTDQVLHLSFSHSGYQFASCSKDCTVKIWSNDLTISLLHSADMRPYNWSYTQFSQFNKDDSLLLASGVFLGPHNSSSGEIAVISLDSFALLSRVRNKPYDVFGCWLTETSLISGNLHRIGDITSCSVLWLNNAFQDVESENVNVVKRLFKIQNLNASTIRTVMVADCSRFDSPDLLLEAGDPATSPCRIFDLGSDNEEVVAGPAPAPAHAKEGFRHFLDRVLEGRAQPQLSERVLETKVAELLAQGHTKPPERSATGARSKYLIFTTGCLTYSPHQIGIKQILPHQMTTAGPVLGEGRGSDAFFDALDHVIDVHGHIIGMGLSPDNRYLYVNSRAWPSGAVVADPMQPPPIAEEIDLLVFDLKTMREVRRALRAHRAYTPNDECFFIFLDVSRDFVASGAEDRHGYIWDRHYNICLAKLRHEDVVNSVVFSPQEQELLLTASDDATIKAWRSPRTVRILQAPRPRPRAFFWLASQRR; encoded by the exons ATGGACGAGGGCGGCACGCCCCTGCTCCCCGACAGCCTGGTCTACCAGATCTTCCTGAGCCTGGGCCCGGCCGACGTGCTGGCCGCCGGGCTGGTGTGCCGCCAATGGCAGGCCGTGTCGCGGGACGAGTTCCTGTGGAGGGAGCAGTTCTACCGCTACTACCAGGTGGCCCGCGACGTGCCCCGACACCCAG CGGCCACGTCCTGGTACGAGGAGTTCCAGCGGCTGTATGACACGGTGCCCTGCGTGGAGGTGCAGACACTGCGGGAACACACAGACCAGGTCCTGCACCTCAGCTTCTCCCATTCCGGGTACCAGTTCGCGTCCTGCTCCAAGGACTGCACTGTGAAG ATCTGGAGCAACGACCTGACCATCTCACTGCTGCACAGCGCAGACATGCGGCCCTACAACTGGAGCTACACCCAGTTCTCCCAGTTCAACAAGGACGACTCGCTGCTGCTGGCCTCGGGGGTGTTCCTGGGGCCGCACAACTCCTCATCCGGCGAGATTGCTGTCATCAGCCTAG ACTCCTTCGCGCTGCTGTCCCGCGTGCGGAACAAGCCCTACGACGTGTTTGGCTGTTGGCTCACTGAGACCAGCCTCATCTCGGGGAACCTGCACCGCATCGGAGATATCACCTCCTGCTCGGTGCTGTGGCTCAACAACGCCTTCCAG GACGTGGAGTCAGAGAACGTCAATGTGGTGAAGCGGCTGTTCAAGATCCAGAACCTCAACGCCAGCACCATCCGCACGGTGATGGTGGCCGACTGCAGCCGTTTTGACAGCCCTGACCTCCTGCTGGAAGCCGGCGACCCGGCCACGTCCCCCTGCCGCATCTTTGACCTGGGCAGCGACAACGAGGAGGTGGTGGCTGGCCCGGCCCCGGCCCCCGCCCATGCCAAGGAGGGCTTCCGGCACTTTCTGGACCGTGTGCTGGAGGGGCGGGCACAGCCACAGCTGTCGGAGCGCGTGCTAGAGACCAAGGTGGCCGAGCTGCTGGCCCAGGGCCACACCAAGCCCCCCGAGCGCAGTGCCACAGGCGCCAGGAGCAAGTACCTCATCTTCACCACTGGCTGCCTCACCTACTCCCCACACCAGATCG GCATCAAGCAGATCCTGCCACACCAGATGACCACGGCGGGGCCCGTGCTGGGTGAGGGCCGGGGCTCCGACGCCTTCTTCGATGCGCTGGACCACGTCATAGACGTGCACGGGCACATCATTGGCATGGGCCTGTCGCCCGACAACAG GTACCTGTACGTGAACAGCCGCGCCTGGCCCAGTGGTGCGGTGGTGGCCGACCCCATGCAGCCGCCACCCATTGCAGAGGAGATTGACCTGCTGGTGTTCGACCTCAAGACCATGCGGGAGGTGAGGCGGGCTCTGCGTGCGCACCGCGCCTACACGCCCAACGACGAGTGCTTCTTCATCTTCCTGGACGTCAGCAGGGACTTCGTGGCCAG CGGGGCCGAGGACCGGCATGGCTACATCTGGGACCGCCACTACAACATCTGCCTGGCCAAGCTGCGGCACGAGGACGTGGTCAACTCAGTGGTCTTCAGTCCCCAGGAGCAGGAGCTGCTGCTCACAGCCAGCGACGACGCCACCATCAAAGCCTGGCGCTCCCCACGCACCGTGCGCATCCTCCAGGCACCTCGCCCACGGCCTCGCGCCTTCTTCTGGCTTGCCAGCCAGAGGCGCTGA
- the LCN12 gene encoding epididymal-specific lipocalin-12 isoform X1, translating into MSPSPLSRSLPGMQHSVTGRKAEAGCVGPLNPQHGAFGRGLKGGRASEMRRRGGRWTWGPLLPHLSGTQETEAARMRLLCGLWLWLSLLTVLQGQTSTPPPLPPPMQSFQGNQFQGEWFVLGLAGNSFRPEHRALLNPFTATFELSDAGGFEVWNAMTRGQHCDTWSYVLIPAAQPGQFTVDHGVEPGADREETRVVDSDYTQFALMLSRRHTSRLAVLRISLLGRSWLLPPGTLDQFICLGRAQGLSDDNIVFPDVTGNIAHLQACWAVGTGPAGMSLVDPRGAGPSVCPGSSAPACTQVSPGSWVPALNPGSEPPPAALGPLSRATSSHPGSPVLGHLLPPLVPCPGPPPPSGSPVPGHLLLPLPHQVPCPGPPPPTQVPCPRPPPPSGSPVPGHLLPPRVSCPGPPPPTPGPLSQATSFHPASPVPGHLLLPLPPQVPCPRPPPPSGSPVLGHLLPSPIPAHKELGLIPGGALDLSSLPWVAAPALLLREPRPPRPDSSCGRARSARAPPLPGGMPTVPL; encoded by the exons ATGAGCCCAAGTCCCTT GTCACGCTCTCTGCCTGGGATGCAACATTCTGTGACAgggaggaaggctgaggcaggctgcgTGGGGCCTCTGAACCCCCAGCATGGAGCATTCGGAAGGGGGCTGAAGGGGGGCAGGGCCTCAGAAATGAGAAGACGAGGTGGAAGGTGGACCTGGGGGCCCCTCCTACCCCACCTGTCTGGAACCCAAGAGACCgaag CTGCCAGGATGAGGCTGCTGTGTGGCCTGTGGCTGTGGCTGTCCTTGCTGACAGTCCTGCAGGGTCAGACCTCAACCCCCCCGCCACTCCCGCCCCCGATGCAGAGCTTCCAAGGAAACCAG TTCCAGGGGGAATGGTTTGTCCTGGGCCTGGCGGGCAACAGCTTCAGGCCGGAGCACAGGGCGCTGCTGAACCCTTTCACCGCAACTTTCGAGCTAAGTGACGCTGGTGGCTTTGAGGTGTGGAATGCCATGACTCG AGGCCAGCACTGTGACACGTGGTCTTATGTGCTGATACCAGCAGCCCAGCCCGGGCAGTTCACTGTGGACCATGGTGTGG AGCCCGGGGCAGACAGAGAGGAGACCCGGGTGGTGGACAGCGACTACACCCAGTTCGCCCTGATGCTGTCCCGCAGACACACGAGCAGGCTGGCCGTCCTCAGGATCAGCCTGCTGG GCAGGAGCTGGTTGCTGCCTCCCGGGACGCTGGACCAGTTCATCTGCCTGGGCAGAGCTCAGGGCCTCTCGGATGACAACATTGTCTTCCCAGATGTGACCGGTAACATAGCTCACCTGCAGGCATGCTGGGCAGTAGGCACGGGGCCCGCAGGAATGAGTTTGGTTGACCCTAGAGGAGCTGGACCCAGTGTCTGCCCAGGGAGCTCAGCCCCAGCCTGCACTCAGGTGTCTCCAGGCTCCTGGGTCCCTGCGCTCAACCCAGGCTCTGAGCCACCTCCTGCCGCCCTGGGTCCCCTGTCCCGGGCCACCTCCTCCCACCCCGGGTCTCCTGTCCTGGGCCACCTCCTTCCACCCCTCGTCCCCTGTCCCGGGCCACCTCCTCCCTCTGGGTCCCCTGTCCCAGGccacctcctcctgcccctcccacACCAGGTCCCCTGTCCTGGCCCACCTCCTCCCACCCAGGTCCCCTGTCCCAGGCCACCTCCTCCCTCTGGGTCCCCTGTCCCGGGCCACCTCCTCCCACCCCGGGTCTCCTGTCCTGGgccacctcctcccaccccaggtcCCCTGTCCCAGGCCACCTCCTTCCACCCCGCGTCCCCTGTCCCGGGccacctcctcctgcccctcccgCCCCAGGTCCCCTGTCCCAGGCCACCTCCTCCCTCTGGGTCCCCTGTCCTGGGCCACCTCCTCCCCTCACCCATCCCTGCTCACAAGGAGCTTGGACTCATCCCAGGAGGTGCCCTGGACCTTAGCAGCCTGCCCTGGGTGGCAGCCCCAGCCTTACTACTCAGAGAGCCCCGGCCCCCAAGGCCTGACTCTTCTTGTGGGAGGGCGAGGTCAGCCagagcccctcctcttcctggagGGATGCCCACCGTGCCCCTCTGA
- the LCN12 gene encoding epididymal-specific lipocalin-12 isoform X4: MRLLCGLWLWLSLLTVLQGQTSTPPPLPPPMQSFQGNQFQGEWFVLGLAGNSFRPEHRALLNPFTATFELSDAGGFEVWNAMTRGQHCDTWSYVLIPAAQPGQFTVDHGVEPGADREETRVVDSDYTQFALMLSRRHTSRLAVLRISLLGRSWLLPPGTLDQFICLGRAQGLSDDNIVFPDVTGWSPQASVC; this comes from the exons ATGAGGCTGCTGTGTGGCCTGTGGCTGTGGCTGTCCTTGCTGACAGTCCTGCAGGGTCAGACCTCAACCCCCCCGCCACTCCCGCCCCCGATGCAGAGCTTCCAAGGAAACCAG TTCCAGGGGGAATGGTTTGTCCTGGGCCTGGCGGGCAACAGCTTCAGGCCGGAGCACAGGGCGCTGCTGAACCCTTTCACCGCAACTTTCGAGCTAAGTGACGCTGGTGGCTTTGAGGTGTGGAATGCCATGACTCG AGGCCAGCACTGTGACACGTGGTCTTATGTGCTGATACCAGCAGCCCAGCCCGGGCAGTTCACTGTGGACCATGGTGTGG AGCCCGGGGCAGACAGAGAGGAGACCCGGGTGGTGGACAGCGACTACACCCAGTTCGCCCTGATGCTGTCCCGCAGACACACGAGCAGGCTGGCCGTCCTCAGGATCAGCCTGCTGG GCAGGAGCTGGTTGCTGCCTCCCGGGACGCTGGACCAGTTCATCTGCCTGGGCAGAGCTCAGGGCCTCTCGGATGACAACATTGTCTTCCCAGATGTGACCG GCTGGTCACCCCAGGCCAGTGTCTGTTGA